The Ciconia boyciana chromosome 22, ASM3463844v1, whole genome shotgun sequence genome has a window encoding:
- the LOC140662301 gene encoding uncharacterized protein: MAGRTVRVEGLPADLPPDRVADKLTIHFLRSRNGGGEIADVRVLAGPRACALITFEAREVAQRILEARSHVLSIGGKTYPLEVTAHVAEPSPDEIFIRVCMIVDYGKLPAGKTLLMNLHKGYSNVQFHFDSKNTHCIVKGPFTELQAFSKDLLGSLNLKSQPVGEILLPDSSHVAKETRMHDHQQVPDSTEPARETAKLPNWDQVYEKAAKVPSPQSPVDREAVEQLEDFSLVMDLDIYLYMQRFCAAEYQGVLHQHRVDVVDVSSDGIATLYLQPSAGMSGDMDALRQARLALQQLYQRLEVSLRKEKITKGGLDMDSQALRALTHELQKLYPQLLCHEDEKQLYLIGNLVDVSQAKQYLQDFSTRRGAAHTVGMLSSSLPSHPATSRTTEAALHKPKAPVDTSSSRLSPSRLELKGELKLAANFSTLKADRSQASRGLLLNQDSPLVGQAQLSGKHLSGTDALGPSDPTALTQQYQPHVSTTDVVLGSAAESQQKDPREWDHVKGGARLTRHKALSPFGGKENSPSQDSKGSGPIKHHPLASTSSTFDMTRTSSALDSKPSESRPLLRRSNSFSLPRSKESAKPQDTGRAGGGGSRVSEEMSLDSLQWSYLKDVCRSAIDELCRDGGVQILEHRTGDCTVLTLQAVDRSKLIQAKWKVEALVQKCPDLVCQSMSYSELAVDGPDDSALSELCSLLRGNSLQVGLSKDKYKLYLACPKEMLPGVTEAFRVFSSRRLRALKSSSLSPGPESTGHLSVIQPSRSQDTVPGAALPSSLESLQMGLQHLNISDKADHADVLRAFRLPEAEEKRSPSPWGFQQALGQQEADDHVVQGGSSLLSPTIVDKPSPAGLRESQEQLKTKLSVGEPDIARLKQVLPDRFQFARDKSRGGHNEAMGQLRSPVPAADGAPHSLPTWLYRAAAAEPPTAAAEQSPAAEPRGQERALLPTGRSNVQEEPDLSSQQTRGPSLGQESGKTPLGQCDACQGSGVTCQAPCGHALCRTCFAADSMQPACCSSSSVAPSCKISGTFKLSSLSQSLPGYYRDLTLQITYNIPDGVQGVGDPHPGQPYKGGNFYAFLPDNREGQKTAMLLKKAFEHGLTFQIKSCNGEERVTWGLIPHKTSWDGGKARNGYPDTQYLREVCTVLKKLGIV, translated from the exons ATGGCGGGCCGCACGGTGCGGGTGGAGGGCCTCCCCGCCGACCTGCCTCCCGACAGGGTGGCCGACAAGCTGACCATCCACTTCCTGCGCTCCCGCAACGGCGGCGGGGAGATCGCCGACGTCCGGGTGCTGGCCGGGCCCCGGGCCTGCGCCCTCATCACCTTCGAGGCGCGGGAAG TGGCCCAGAGGATCCTGGAGGCAAGGAGCCATGTGCTGTCCATCGGAGGGAAGACATACCCGCTGGAGGTGACGGCGCACGTCGCGGAGCCGAGCCCCGACGAG ATCTTCATACGCGTTTGCATGATAGTTGACTATGGCAAGCTTCCTGCTGGCAAAACCCTCCTGATGAACTTGCATAAAGGCTACAGCAATGTGCAGTTCCACTTCGACTCCAAGAACACACACTGCATAGTCAAGGGACCATTCACTGAGCTGCAGGCCTTCAGCAAGGACCTGCTGGGCAGCCTGAACCTCAAGAGCCAACCCGTTGGAGAGATCCTCCTGCCAGATTCCAGCCACGTGGCCAAAGAGACCAGAATGCATGATCACCAGCAAGTGCCTGACTCTACTGAGCCAGCACGAGAGACAGCCAAGCTGCCGAATTGGGACCAGGTGTATGAAAAGGCAGCTAAAGTCCCATCACCTCAGAGCCCAGTGGATAGGGAAGCTGTGGAACAGCTGGAGGACTTTTCCCTAGTGATGGACTTGGACATTTACTTGTACATGCAGAGGTTCTGTGCTGCCGAGTACCAAGGTGTGCTACACCAGCATCGTGTGGATGTGGTGGATGTTAGCAGCGATGGCATCGCCACACTGTACCTCCAACCATCTGCAGGTATGTCTGGGGATATGGATGCCTTGCGGCAGGCCCGACTGGCCCTGCAGCAGCTTTACCAGCGGCTGGAGGTGAGCTTGCGCAAGGAGAAGATCACCAAGGGAGGACTGGATATGGACAGCCAGGCACTCAGGGCTCTGACACATGAGCTACAGAAACTGTATCCCCAGTTGCTTTGCCATGAGGATGAGAAGCAGCTTTACCTTATTGGAAACCTTGTTGATGTCTCCCAGGCCAAGCAGTACCTTCAGGATTTCAGCACCAGAAGAGGTGCTGCACACACAGTTGGCAtgctcagcagctccctgccctcaCACCCAGCAACCTCCCGCACCACAGAGGCTGCACTGCACAAGCCCAAAGCGCCTGTGGACACCTCAAGCTCAAGGCTCAGCCCAAGCAGGCTGGAGCTGAAAGGTGAGCTCAAGCTGGCTGCCAACTTCAGCACTCTGAAAGCTGACAGGTCTCAGGCCAGCCGGGGCCTCTTGCTGAATCAGGACTCTCCACTGGTGGGACAGGCGCAGCTTTCTGGAAAGCACTTATCAGGGACAGATGCTCTAGGTCCAAGTGACCCAACAGCACTGACCCAGCAGTACCAGCCTCATGTCTCTACAACAGATGTGGTTTTGGGGTCAGCAGCAGAGTCTCAGCAGAAGGACCCCAGAGAATGGGACCATGTGAAAGGAGGTGCCAGGCTTACAAGACACAAGGCTCTGTCTCCCTTTGGGGGCAAAGAAAACAGCCCTTCGCAGGACTCTAAAGGCTCAGGTCCCATCAAGCACCACCCCCTTGCTAGCACGTCTAGTACCTTTGACATGACAAGGACCTCTTCTGCTTTAGACTCGAAACCCTCTGAATCCAGGCCTCTGCTGCGACGTTCCAACAGCTTCTCCCTGCCAAGGTCAAAGGAAAGCGCCAAGCCCCAAGACACTGGCAGGGCAGGCGGCGGAGGCAGTAGGGTGAGTGAAGAAATGAGCCTGGACTCCTTGCAGTGGTCTTACCTGAAAGACGTTTGCCGCTCTGCTATTGATGAACTGtgcagggatggaggtgtgCAGATCTTGGAGCATCGTACCGGGGACTGCACTGTGCTGACGCTACAGGCGGTGGACAGGAGCAAGCTTATCCAGGCTAAATGGAAGGTGGAAGCTCTTGTGCAGAAGTGTCCTGACCTTGTGTGTCAGAGTATGAGCTACTCGGAGCTCGCTGTAGATGGTCCGGATGACAGTGCCCTGAGTGAACTGTGCAGCCTCTTGCGAGGAAACTCCCTCCAGGTTGGACTCAGCAAAGACAAGTACAAGCTCTATCTTGCATGCCCCAAGGAGATGCTGCCAGGAGTGACTGAGGCTTTCCGCGTGTTTTCTTCCAGGAGGCTCCGTGCCCTGAAGTCTTCATCCTTGTCTCCAGGACCAGAGAGTACAGGGCACTTAAGCGTAATCCAGCCGAGCAGAAGCCAGGACACGGTGCCGGGTGcagcccttcccagcagcctggAGTCCCTACAGATGGGCCTGCAGCACCTGAACATTAGCGATAAAGCAGACCACGCAGATGTGCTCAGGGCTTTCCGGCTGccagaggctgaggaaaagAGGTCCCCCAGTCCCTGGGGGTTCCAGCAGGcactggggcagcaggaggccGATGACCATGTTGTGCAAGGAGGAAGCAGCCTTCTCAGCCCTACCATAGTGGATAAGCCAAGTCCTGCTGGTCTGAGGGAGTCCCAGGAACAGCTGAAGACAAAACTGTCTGTCGGGGAGCCTGACATTGCACGGCTAAAGCAGGTTTTGCCAGACAGATTCCAGTTTGCAAGAGACAAGAGCAGAGGAGGCCACAATGAAGCGATGGGACAGCTGCGGTCACCAGTTCCTGCAGCAGACGGTGCTCCTCACTCCCTGCCCACCTGGCTGTAcagggctgcggctgctgaGCCACCCACGGCTGCAGCTGAACAGTCgcctgcagcagagcccaggggcCAGGAACGGGCCCTGCTCCCAACGGGCAGGAGCAATGTGCAGGAGGAGCCTGACCTCTCGTCACAGCAGACAAGAGGCCCCAGCCTTGGACAGGAGAGCGGCAAGACCCCTCTGGGCCAGTGTGATGCTTGCCAGGGCTCAGGTGTGACCTGCCAGGCCCCCTGCGGTCACGCCTTGTGCAGGACATGTTTTGCAGCAGACAGCATGCAGCCAGcttgctgcagctcctcctcgGTTGCCCCAAGCTGCAAGATCTCGGGAACGTTCAAGCTCTCCTCCCTGTCCCAGAGCCTGCCTGGCTATTATCGAGACCTAACGCTCCAGATTACCTACAACATCCCCGATGGCGTGCAAGGG GTTGGTGACCCCCACCCAGGACAGCCTTACAAAGGGGGGAATTTCTATGCCTTCCTGCCTGACAACAGGGAAGGGCAGAAGACAGCAATGCTGCTGAAGAAAGCATTTGAGCATGGGCTGACATTCCAGATCAAGTCCTGCAATGGAGAGGAAAGAGTGACGTGGGGCCTTATCCCACACAAAACCTCCTGGGATGGAGGCAAAGCCAG GAACGGCTATCCAGACACCCAGTATCTCCGTGAGGTTTGCACAGTACTGAAGAAACTGGGCATCGTGTGA
- the RPL27 gene encoding large ribosomal subunit protein eL27: MGKFMKPGKVVLVLAGRYSGRKAVIVKNIDDGTSDRPYSHALVAGIDRYPRKVTAAMGKKKIAKRSKIKSFVKVYNYNHLMPTRYSVDIPLDKTVVNKDVFRDPALKRKARREAKVKFEERYKTGKNKWFFQKLRF, from the exons ATGGGGAAGTTCATGAAGCCGGGGAAGGTGGTGCTGGTCTTGGCCGGCCGCTACTCGGGGCGCAAGGCCGTCATCGTGAAG AACATCGACGATGGCACTTCCGACCGGCCGTACAGCCACGCCTTGGTGGCGGGCATCGACCGCTACCCACGGAAGGTGACTGCCGCTATGGGCAAGAAGAAGATCGCCAAGAGGTCCAAGATCAAGTCCTTCGTGAAGGTTTACAACTACAACCACCTGATGCCCACCCG GTATTCTGTCGACATTCCGCTGGACAAAACAGTGGTCAATAAGGACGTGTTCAGGGACCCCGCTCTCAAACGCAAAGCAAGACGCGAAGCCAAGGTGAAATTTGAGGAAAG GTACAAGACGGGCAAGAATAAGTGGTTCTTCCAGAAGCTGCGATTCTAA
- the RUNDC1 gene encoding RUN domain-containing protein 1, protein MEAKGGPLGPGERWAPVSAVSAAATTTTTTAAAEEEEEEEEEAAAVAAGGSPQSVPRLRAERRRLHGALLALASHFAQVQFRLRQVARAGPAEQQRLLRDLEDFAFRGCPAPLAPGLGDAPSEREKQEQIEVQKEKQRELILQLKTQLDDLETFAYQEGSYDSLPQSVVMERQRMIINELIKKLDMDLSEDIATLSPEELRQRVDAAIAQIVNPARVKEQLVEQLKTQIRDLEMFINFIQDEVGSSGKAEDGHCECAGRKDGGGSYKPNTRPPGNRVNPEDARKMRETGLHLMRRMLAVLQIFAVSQFGCATGQIPRTLWQKDQASKDYSPLIKKLELSVERVRQLAMKHQQEDHVISSSDLQDIPLGGRDELTLAVRKELTIALRDLLAHGLYASSQGMSLVLAPIACLIPAFTSSPQTMHPWELFVKYYNTKNGQAFVESPARKLSQSFALPVTGGVAITPKQSLLTAIHTVLTEHDPFKRSADSELKALVCMALNEQRLVSWVNLICKSGALVQSHYQPWSYMANTGFESALNVLSRLSHLKFNLPVDLAVRQLKNIKDAF, encoded by the exons ATGGAGGCGAAGGGCGGCCCGCTGGGCCCGGGGGAGCGCTGGGCGCCCGTGAGCGCCGTGTCGGCGGCGGCGACGACAACGACAAcgacggcggcggcggaggaggaggaggaggaggaggaggaggcggcggcggtggcggcgggcgggTCGCCGCAGTCGGTGCCGCGGCTGCGGGCCGAGCGGCGCCGCCTGCACGGGGCGCTGCTGGCGCTGGCCTCGCACTTCGCCCAGGTGCAGTTCCGGCTGCGGCAGGtggcgcgggccgggccggccgaGCAGCAGCGCCTGCTCCGCGACCTGGAGGACTTCGCCTTCCGCGGCTGCCCCGCGCCGCTGGCCCCCGGCCTCGGCGACGCCCCG AGTGAGCGAGAGAAGCAGGAGCAAATTGAGGtccagaaggagaagcagagagagctGATCCTGCAGCTCAAGACACAGCTGGATGACCTGGAGACGTTTGCTTACCAGGAGGGCAGCTATGATTCTCTGCCACAGTCTGTGGTTATGGAAAGACAACGG ATGATTATAAATGAGTTGATAAAGAAGCTGGACATGGACTTGAGTGAAGATATTGCAACACTCTCTCCAGAGGAATTGCGACAGCGTGTGGATGCTGCCATAGCACAGATTGTTAATCCGGCCAGGGTGAAGGAGCAGCTGGTGGAACAACTGAAGACACAGATAAGGGACCTCGAAATGTTCATCAACTTCATTCAGG ATGAAGTTGGAAGCTCTGGTAAGGCGGAAGATGGACACTGTGAATGTGCAGGCAGAAAAGATGGTGGTGGCTCCTACAAACCGAATACACGGCCTCCTGGAAATAGAG TGAACCCAGAAGATGCCAGAAAGATGCGAGAAACGGGCCTGCACCTCATGCGTCGCATGCTTGCTGTGCTACAAATATTTGCTGTCAGTCAGTTTGGTTGTGCTACTGGTCAGATTCCTCGCACCCTCTGGCAGAAGGACCAAGCCAGCAAGGACTATTCCCCCTTAATTAAGAAACTGGAGTTGTCAGTGGAGCGGGTGAGGCAGCTAGCTATGAAACACCAGCAGGAAGACCACGTTATCAGTTCCTCTGATCTGCAGGACATTCCCTTAGGAGGCAGAGATGAGCTGACCCTAGCCGTGCGGAAGGAGTTGACCATTGCTTTGCGAGACCTGCTGGCTCACGGGCTCTATGCCTCTTCTCAAGGAATGAGCCTGGTATTGGCACCCATCGCGTGCTTGATTCCTGCGTTCACCTCATCCCCGCAGACCATGCACCCCTGGGAACTCTTTGTGAAGTATTACAACACTAAGAATGGACAAGCCTTCGTGGAATCCCCGGCTCGCAAGCTCTCCCAGTCCTTTGCCTTGCCTGTGACAGGAGGAGTGGCCATTACCCCCAAACAGAGCCTGCTGACAGCGATTCACACTGTCCTCACGGAGCATGACCCCTTCAAACGCAGCGCAGACTCTGAACTGAAAGCTCTGGTGTGTATGGCACTAAACGAGCAGCGCCTGGTCTCCTGGGTAAATCTGATCTGCAAATCTGGAGCTCTGGTACAATCCCACTACCAGCCATGGAGCTACATGGCAAACACAGGCTTTGAGAGCGCACTCAACGTTCTCAGTCGCCTGAGCCACTTGAAATTCAACCTCCCGGTTGACCTGGCTGTCCGGCAGCTGAAAAACATCAAAGATGctttttga
- the VAT1 gene encoding synaptic vesicle membrane protein VAT-1 homolog, with the protein MSAEPAPAPAAAPAPEQTPGPEPPAGGGETAEHRALVLTGFGGYDKVKVQARRGGGPRPGEVSVRVRACGLNFADLMARQGLYDRLPPPPVCPGMECAGTVRALGDGVRDRQVGDKVMVLARSGLWQEVVNVPASQTFLMPEGMSFEEAAALLVNYITAYMILFDFGNLRPNQSVLIHMAAGGVGTAAIQLCKTVENVTIFGTASASKHDSLKESGVAHPIDYRTMDYAEEVRKISPKGVDIVLDPLGGSDTSKAFNLLKPMGKLITYGVANLLTGQKKNLVAMAKTWWNQFSINALQLLHHNKAVCGYHLGYMDEEFELVGGVVAKLINLYSQGKIKPKIDSVWPFDQVADAMRQMQEKKNVGKVILVPEAPKEQSKKEEN; encoded by the exons aTGTCCGCTgagccggccccggccccggccgccgcccccgcccccgagCAGACCCCCGGCCCCGAGCCGCCGGCAGGCGGGGGGGAGACGGCCGAGCACCGGGCGCTGGTGCTGACGGGCTTCGGCGGCTACGACAAAGTGAAGGTGCAGGCGCGGCGCGGTGGCGGCCCGCGGCCCGGCGAGGTCTCGGTGCGCGTCCGCGCCTGCGGCCTCAACTTCGCCGACCTGATGGCGCGGCAGGGGCTGTACGaccggctgccgccgccgcccgtcTGCCCCGGCATGGAGTGCGCCGGCACCGTCCGCGCCCTCGGCGACGGCGTCCGCGACCGACAG GTTGGCGATAAGGTAATGGTCCTGGCTAGGTCAGGGCTCTGGCAAGAAGTCGTGAACGTGCCAGCTAGTCAGACTTTCCTGATGCCTGAGGGGATGAGCTTCGAGGAAGCGGCTGCCCTTCTTGTCAACTACATCACTGCCTACATGATCCTGTTTGACTTTGGAAACCTGAGACCCAACCAGAGTGTCCTCATCCACATGGCTGCAG GTGGTGTGGGAACTGCTGCCATCCAGCTGTGCAAGACTGTAGAAAATGTCACCATTTTTGGCACAGCATCTGCCTCCAAGCATGATTCACTCAAGGAGAGCGGAGTCGCTCACCCCATTGACTACAGAACGATGGATTACGCAGAGGAGGTCCGGAAAATCTCTCCCAAAG GTGTTGACATTGTCCTGGACCCCCTGGGAGGATCCGATACGTCCAAAGCATTTAACCTGTTGAAGCCAATGGGCAAACTCATCACTTATG gGGTAGCAAACTTGCTCACTGGGCAGAAGAAGAACCTCGTGGCTATGGCTAAAACCTGGTGGAACCAGTTCAGCATCAATGCCTTGCAGCTCCTACACCATAACAAGGCTGTGTGCGGCTACCACCTTGGATATATGGATGAAGAATTTGAGCTTGTCGGAGGTGTTGTAGCCAAGCTGATTAACCTGTACAGTCAAGGCAAAATCAAGCCCAAAATAGACTCTGTATGGCCCTTTGATCAG GTGGCAGATGCCATGAGGCAGATGCAAGAGAAGAAGAATGTTGGAAAGGTCATCCTGGTTCCCGAAGCACCCAAGGAACAATccaaaaaagaagagaactAA
- the IFI35 gene encoding interferon-induced 35 kDa protein — translation MGSEEDSFVQLPPPEDAIPAATPEQVRQEIERCKELCSALEQDNVKLQMAKEAVEQRTRELRKEGELLHRNLGQQLSLSRDEERSCQVGISVAKEEKNRLRQEKQVLEKKLEEVRKRVLWEDPVKVLPALPEKKMVFKGLVANKEDMNKLMLTPLIHYPLLGGSALITFEKAEVAQRIIEVKEHMVELSYGEELEELERCRVRVQAAPVDVLLPSALEIRLTRSSRSILVSDLPSLGIPEESLLDKLELFFSKTKNGGGEVESREFLDNSGQVVLTFVQDGVAEPLIERGRIQVLIGKGKYELKISPCMSGDITNLQLQPSRCPRTVLLSGIPDVLGEEAMRDTLEIHFQKASRGGGEVDTLAYVPAGRHGVAVFMEDAG, via the exons ATGGGCTCGGAGGAG GACTCCTTCGTCCAGCTGCCGCCCCCCGAGGACGCCATCCCGGCGGCGACCCCCGAGCAGGTCCGGCAGGAGATCGAGCGTTGCAAG GAGCTTTGTAGTGCTCTGGAGCAAGACAATGTGAAGCTGCAAATGGCCAAGGAAGCTGTAGAGCAAAGGACGCGAGAGctgaggaaagagggagaacTTCTTCATAGAAATCTTGGGCAACAACTGTCTTTAAGCAGAGACGAAGAGAGATCCTGCCAG gtGGGCATTTCTGTagcaaaggaggagaagaacagactgaggcaggagaagcaggtgctggaaaagaaactggaagaagtGAGAAAGAGGGTCCTCTGGGAGGATCCGGTGAAG GTACTGCCTGCCttgccagagaaaaaaatggtgtttaAGGGCCTTGTGGCAAACAAGGAGGACATGAACAAGCTGATGCTCACCCCACTGATCCACTACCCTCTGCTGGGGGGCTCAGCTCTCATCACCTTTGAGAAGGCAGAGG TGGCCCAGAGGATCATAGAGGTGAAGGAGCACATGGTGGAGCTGAGCTACggggaggagctggaggagctcgAGCGGTGCAGGGTGCGAGTGCAGGCAGCGCCGGTGGACGTACTGCTGCCGTCTGCCCTGGAG ATCAGGCTGACTCGGAGCAGCAGGAGTATTCTCGTGTCTGACCTGCCCAGCCTGGGCATCCCTGAGGAGTCACTGCTGGACAAGCTGGAGCTCTTCTTCAGCAAGACGAAGAATGGGGGCGGTGAGGTGGAGAGCAGGGAGTTCCTGGACAACTCTGGCCAGGTGGTGCTGACCTTCGTGCAGGACGGAG TGGCAGAGCCGCTAATTGAGAGAGGACGCATCCAGGTGCTTattgggaaaggaaaatacGAGCTCAAAATATCACCGTGCATGAGCGGAGACATCACTAACCTGCAG ctccagccctcccGCTGCCCCAGGACCGTCCTGCTCTCGGGGATCCCAGACGTGCTGGGCGAGGAGGCCATGAGGGACACTCTGGAGATCCACTTCCAGAAGGCCAGCCGCGGCGGGGGAGAGGTGGACACCCTCGCCTACGTCCCGGCGGGACGACACGGGGTGGCCGTTTTCATGGAGGACGCGGGCTAG